GTATCAATATCTAGACCTCTCTTTACTGCTGCATCAACATAAGCAATCCCATTAGCTAAAGTGAAAGCAATCTCCTGAATAGAAGTTGATCCAGCCTCTCTAATATGGTAACCACTTATACTTATGGTATTCCACTTTGGTAATTTTTGGGAACAATAATCAAAAATATCAGTAATCAATCTCATAGAGGGAAGGGGTGGAAATATATAGGTGCCCCTGGCAATGTATTCTTTTAAGATATCATTTTGAATAGTACCATTTAATTCTGATGCCGGGATTCCTTGTTTTTCAGCAATAGCGGTATACATGGCCAATAAAATTGCTGCTGGAGCATTAATAGTCATAGAGGTACTAACTTGATCTAAGGGAATACCATCAAATAATATTTCCATATCCTCTAAAGTATCAATTGCTACTCCTACTTTTCCCACTTCACCATGTGCCATAGGATGATTGGAATCGTAACCAATTTGGGTTGGAAGGTCAAAGGCAATACTTAAACCGGTCTGTCCATTTTTTAACAGGTATTTATACCTCTTATTAGATTCCTCAGCATCCCCAAAACCAGCATATTGCCTCATAGTCCACAACCTGCCCCGATACATGGTTGGTTGCACTCCTCTGGTATAAGGATACTCTCCCGGGTAACCCAAATCATCAAGATAATCAATATCTTCTAAATCAAGTGGATCGTATAAGTTACTGACTTCCTTATTTGAACCAGTAACAAATGTTTTCTTTCTCTCGGGAAACTTACTTAAAACTTTATTTAATG
The nucleotide sequence above comes from Atribacterota bacterium. Encoded proteins:
- a CDS encoding methylmalonyl-CoA mutase family protein, with translation MDYHGKKRIENAKSNWETNSLNKVLSKFPERKKTFVTGSNKEVSNLYDPLDLEDIDYLDDLGYPGEYPYTRGVQPTMYRGRLWTMRQYAGFGDAEESNKRYKYLLKNGQTGLSIAFDLPTQIGYDSNHPMAHGEVGKVGVAIDTLEDMEILFDGIPLDQVSTSMTINAPAAILLAMYTAIAEKQGIPASELNGTIQNDILKEYIARGTYIFPPLPSMRLITDIFDYCSQKLPKWNTISISGYHIREAGSTSIQEIAFTLANGIAYVDAAVKRGLDIDT